A single genomic interval of Treponema primitia ZAS-1 harbors:
- a CDS encoding diacylglycerol/lipid kinase family protein: protein MRHLFVINPRSFLDQGDFDAVLLEIKRCFASRNSARGMDGGANGMGGGGDCFIHISRFPRDAVGMIHQQMAKVETSETVRIYALGGDGILFDCINGAVGFPNAELVSVPYGKTNDYIRAFGEGKHHLFRNIDALIDETNIIPTDLIYYGNNYAINVSTVGMESTAVIRMKVLEKKYFKYSNKFPFIYTFLVFLAGFISLFDQKLIFQHYDITIDGEDYSGNYATINIANGPCYGGDMCPVPTAVPDDGYLDAQLYKSQSTLTLLRSIQRYLHGKRRMDHVLLKRAKKVSIRSGKPLLIQLDGEMLVDTNITMEVAPHAIRMVTPKGLRYERRAPFDA, encoded by the coding sequence ATGCGTCACCTATTTGTTATCAACCCCCGTTCTTTCCTGGACCAGGGAGATTTTGACGCCGTGCTTCTGGAGATAAAGCGTTGCTTTGCATCCCGAAACAGCGCCAGGGGTATGGATGGCGGCGCCAATGGTATGGGTGGCGGCGGGGATTGTTTTATCCATATCTCCCGGTTTCCCCGGGATGCCGTGGGAATGATCCACCAACAGATGGCAAAAGTCGAAACGTCGGAAACGGTCCGCATCTACGCCCTGGGGGGGGACGGTATTTTATTTGATTGTATAAACGGCGCCGTGGGATTTCCCAACGCCGAACTGGTTTCCGTACCCTATGGAAAAACCAACGACTATATACGCGCCTTTGGGGAGGGAAAACACCACTTGTTCAGAAACATCGACGCCCTGATAGACGAAACTAATATCATCCCTACGGACCTGATTTATTATGGGAATAATTATGCCATTAACGTCAGTACCGTAGGGATGGAATCCACGGCGGTAATCAGAATGAAGGTCCTGGAAAAAAAATACTTCAAATACAGTAATAAATTTCCCTTTATATATACCTTTCTGGTTTTTCTGGCCGGCTTTATTTCCCTCTTTGATCAGAAACTTATCTTTCAGCACTATGACATTACCATAGACGGCGAAGATTACAGCGGAAATTACGCCACCATCAATATCGCTAACGGCCCCTGTTACGGCGGGGATATGTGCCCCGTACCTACCGCCGTGCCCGACGACGGGTACCTGGATGCGCAGCTTTATAAAAGCCAGAGTACCCTTACCCTGCTGCGGAGTATACAGCGCTATTTACACGGGAAAAGGCGCATGGATCACGTTTTGCTTAAACGGGCAAAGAAAGTTTCCATTCGCTCAGGAAAACCCCTGTTGATTCAACTAGACGGTGAAATGCTTGTTGATACAAATATTACCATGGAAGTGGCCCCCCATGCGATTAGAATGGTAACACCCAAGGGGCTTCGCTACGAAAGGAGGGCTCCCTTTGATGCATAA
- a CDS encoding ATP-binding protein yields MHNPIGAVNDADSPYYHLANTIAILCISSFAIFRIYTAVSGGRLREGIIVGVGCAVSIAVILFFRAIRRFMNPAFTVPLFIYIVYIAASFSMKSFVYLFTCSMAICCIGAMYFNPPKFLRYILISNLSNLVLILLRIPMIMNPLRNNVTLSEMMAKWVQLSFSSVCIYFITKFAADYNKESVKDQDAFQTLLETTPDYIALVDELNQVTHISKPLAALANIEDRKLAVGQPVMDLFKTRELKLIVHEIITSQGFYEGTIKLPFNGEEQHLKIIADKLLGDTPGLFFNASDITPLVKAKLEAERAAMAKTVFLANTSHEIRTPMNAILGMTELILRKDIPQDVYEDARSIKQAGANLLSIINDILDFSKIESGKLDLVEADYQLSSVINDVISIIRTRLNEKPILFTVDIDGKLPNRLIGDEVRFRQVLINLLTNAVKYTREGRIILTITGETHEDRIVLTISVADTGIGIKQEDMGKLFGEFQQLDTHKNQGVEGTGLGLAISRKLCRLMGGDITVNSAYGAGSIFTASIPQRFWDQESLASIENSETKTVLLYESRKEYAESLVRSMKNLGVPVTAVRNADGIIQELRACSHPGEKQYAFAFVCAPAVEAALSVIQELSLPTKLVLLANQEEIVSFKNIPIITMPAYTLSIANVINEKTDTPYHKETNLRFIAPDARLLIVDDIVTNLNVAKGLLSLYQTDITTATGGREAVELIKRNRYDIVFMDHMMPEMDGIEATAAIRAWEDEQPEHTKNVPIIALTANAVTGMKEMFLSKGFNDYLSKPIEISKLDGMMDKWIPPEKRVKPAPGTAPKRITETTDIHIDGVDTAKGLTMTGGNEAAYRKVLTTFRKDAWERLPLLEQVPNAQELSLFTTNVHALKSAAATIGAAAVSKKAEELEAAGRAGDIPLIEKELPHFYRELKKLAEQIGAALNSGAAADTGSDISRYLPLFAKLREALRQEQPGLIHNILTELENKPINAETKELISSISNSVLMTEFENAL; encoded by the coding sequence ATGCATAACCCCATAGGCGCCGTTAATGATGCGGACAGTCCCTATTATCATCTGGCAAATACCATAGCCATTTTGTGTATCTCAAGTTTCGCGATTTTCAGAATCTATACCGCTGTCTCAGGCGGCAGGCTCAGGGAAGGGATCATCGTGGGGGTAGGCTGCGCGGTTTCAATTGCCGTGATCCTTTTCTTCCGGGCAATACGGCGTTTCATGAATCCGGCGTTCACCGTTCCCCTGTTCATTTACATCGTGTACATTGCCGCTTCCTTCTCCATGAAAAGTTTCGTCTATCTTTTCACTTGCTCCATGGCCATCTGCTGTATAGGCGCCATGTACTTTAATCCCCCAAAATTTCTCCGGTATATCCTCATCTCAAATTTATCAAACCTGGTTTTGATCCTCCTCCGCATTCCCATGATAATGAACCCACTGCGGAACAATGTAACCTTAAGCGAAATGATGGCCAAATGGGTTCAGTTGTCCTTTAGTTCCGTCTGTATTTATTTTATTACCAAATTCGCCGCCGATTATAATAAGGAATCGGTCAAGGATCAGGACGCTTTTCAAACCCTGCTGGAAACCACCCCGGATTATATCGCCCTGGTGGACGAACTCAACCAGGTTACCCATATCAGCAAACCCCTGGCGGCTCTTGCCAACATTGAGGACCGTAAACTGGCAGTGGGGCAGCCCGTGATGGATCTGTTCAAAACCAGGGAATTAAAACTTATAGTCCATGAAATCATCACCTCCCAGGGGTTTTATGAAGGAACCATAAAACTGCCATTCAATGGGGAAGAACAGCACCTCAAGATCATCGCAGACAAACTCCTGGGGGATACCCCGGGGCTGTTCTTCAATGCCAGCGATATTACCCCCCTGGTAAAGGCGAAGCTGGAAGCCGAACGGGCGGCCATGGCAAAGACCGTATTCCTTGCCAATACCAGCCATGAGATACGGACCCCCATGAATGCCATCCTGGGGATGACCGAACTGATCCTGCGGAAGGATATTCCCCAGGATGTATACGAGGATGCCCGGAGTATCAAACAGGCGGGGGCAAACCTGCTTTCCATCATCAACGATATCCTGGACTTCTCTAAAATCGAATCGGGTAAGTTGGACCTTGTGGAGGCCGATTATCAACTCAGTTCGGTGATTAACGATGTGATCAGTATTATCCGTACCAGGTTGAACGAAAAACCAATACTGTTCACCGTGGATATTGACGGTAAACTTCCAAACCGCCTGATAGGCGATGAAGTACGCTTCCGGCAGGTACTGATAAACCTTCTCACCAATGCGGTCAAATATACCCGGGAGGGCCGTATCATCCTTACCATCACCGGCGAAACCCACGAAGACCGGATCGTGCTGACCATTTCGGTGGCCGACACCGGTATTGGTATTAAACAAGAGGACATGGGTAAATTATTCGGTGAATTCCAGCAGCTTGACACCCACAAAAACCAGGGCGTTGAAGGAACGGGTCTCGGGCTTGCCATAAGCCGCAAGCTCTGCCGCCTCATGGGCGGGGATATTACCGTGAACAGCGCATACGGAGCGGGTAGTATCTTTACTGCGTCCATCCCACAGCGTTTCTGGGACCAGGAGTCCCTGGCATCTATTGAAAACTCCGAAACAAAAACGGTATTGCTCTATGAAAGCCGGAAGGAATACGCCGAATCCCTTGTCCGTTCGATGAAAAATCTGGGAGTACCGGTAACGGCCGTGAGAAATGCGGATGGGATCATTCAGGAACTTAGGGCGTGTTCACACCCTGGGGAGAAACAGTATGCCTTTGCCTTTGTATGCGCCCCAGCGGTAGAAGCGGCCCTATCCGTTATACAGGAGTTATCCCTGCCCACAAAGCTGGTACTCCTGGCAAATCAGGAGGAAATTGTCTCCTTCAAAAATATCCCCATTATCACCATGCCCGCCTATACCCTGTCCATCGCCAATGTAATTAACGAAAAGACGGATACCCCGTATCATAAGGAAACCAATTTACGGTTTATCGCCCCGGATGCCCGCCTCCTCATCGTTGATGATATTGTTACCAACCTGAATGTTGCCAAGGGTCTCCTGAGTTTATATCAGACGGATATTACTACCGCCACCGGCGGAAGGGAGGCAGTAGAACTGATAAAAAGAAACCGGTATGACATAGTGTTTATGGATCATATGATGCCGGAAATGGACGGCATTGAAGCCACCGCGGCCATACGCGCCTGGGAAGACGAACAGCCGGAACATACGAAAAATGTTCCAATCATAGCCCTCACCGCAAACGCGGTGACCGGGATGAAGGAAATGTTTTTATCAAAGGGCTTTAACGACTACCTTTCCAAACCCATTGAAATATCCAAACTTGACGGGATGATGGACAAGTGGATACCCCCTGAAAAGCGGGTAAAACCGGCGCCGGGAACCGCCCCGAAAAGGATAACGGAAACCACGGATATACACATTGACGGGGTGGATACCGCCAAGGGCCTGACCATGACCGGCGGCAATGAGGCGGCCTACAGGAAGGTACTGACAACATTCCGTAAGGATGCTTGGGAACGCCTGCCTTTACTGGAACAGGTTCCCAATGCACAGGAGCTTTCCCTTTTTACCACCAACGTGCACGCCCTCAAAAGCGCCGCCGCTACCATAGGCGCCGCCGCCGTTTCAAAAAAAGCGGAAGAACTGGAGGCTGCGGGAAGGGCTGGGGATATCCCTCTTATCGAAAAGGAGCTCCCCCATTTTTACCGGGAGTTAAAAAAACTGGCGGAACAGATAGGGGCGGCATTGAATTCCGGCGCCGCCGCTGACACCGGTTCCGATATTTCCCGATATCTTCCCCTGTTCGCAAAACTACGGGAAGCGCTGAGACAGGAACAGCCGGGACTTATCCACAACATTCTTACGGAACTTGAAAATAAACCTATTAATGCAGAAACAAAGGAATTAATCAGCAGTATTTCTAATTCAGTATTGATGACCGAATTTGAAAATGCGTTA